One Blastocatellia bacterium DNA window includes the following coding sequences:
- a CDS encoding UbiX family flavin prenyltransferase: MAKKIIVGITGASGAIYAQRLLHYLEESPLVETINLVITSAATTVIREELSLKFSGVRQTDAELLLGRPTTKIKHFPAKDIGASIASGSYPVDAMVIIPCSVNTLGMLAAGIVRDLVHRAADVTLKESRRLILVPRETPLNRIHLENLLKLHQAGATIIPAMPAFYHNPSTILDLVDHFVFRILDHLGVAHSDESIWQGRTSTNKQ; encoded by the coding sequence ATGGCTAAAAAAATAATTGTTGGCATAACTGGTGCAAGTGGTGCGATTTACGCCCAAAGGCTACTACATTATCTAGAAGAAAGCCCTTTGGTTGAAACCATTAATTTAGTAATAACTTCTGCTGCAACTACAGTAATAAGAGAAGAATTATCATTAAAGTTTTCAGGAGTACGCCAAACAGATGCAGAATTACTCCTAGGACGGCCAACAACAAAAATTAAGCATTTCCCTGCTAAAGATATTGGTGCAAGTATCGCAAGTGGGTCTTATCCTGTTGATGCAATGGTAATTATCCCTTGCAGTGTCAACACTTTAGGAATGTTAGCAGCAGGAATTGTTAGAGATTTAGTTCATCGTGCGGCAGATGTCACCTTAAAAGAAAGTAGAAGACTAATACTTGTTCCAAGAGAAACACCACTAAATCGAATACATCTAGAAAATTTATTAAAATTACATCAGGCAGGAGCAACAATAATCCCTGCAATGCCTGCTTTTTATCATAACCCTAGTACTATTCTTGATTTAGTAGATCATTTTGTTTTTCGTATTTTGGATCATTTAGGTGTTGCTCATTCTGATGAAAGTATATGGCAAGGAAGAACTAGCACAAACAAACAATAG
- a CDS encoding DUF1957 domain-containing protein — translation MEAGYLALILHAHLPFVRHPEYPEFLEEDWLYEAITETYIPLLFLFENLVKEGVKFRVTMTLTPSLCEMLADPLLQSRYSERIAKLVKLTTSELERTKDTPYFEAAKLHHEHFVAAQKLFNEKYHGNLIAGFRNLQDEGVLEIITCAATHGFLPLMSNDAVRRAQIHIGCRNYAKHFGRWPRGIWLPECAYQPGVDKLLAEAGLKFFIVDSHSIMFGDPRPRRGIFAPVLTPSGVAAFARDVETSEQVWSADIGYPGHPNYREFYRDLGWDAQEEYIKPFLHSDGKRRNLGIKYFRVTGKVELHEKQPYVPDWARETTINHANHFILSRLAQVRQLKQMIGRNPIVVSPYDAELFGHWWFEGPQFLSFLIKKIHYEQNEITLITPSDYLEMYSENQQQTPSASTWGAEGYNRVWVNTATSWIYPHQHMAEKRMIELAQRYPNATGLYLRALKQAARELVLAQSSDWAFIITTATMVPYAIKRFKDHIHRFTRLYQDIISDRIDEAWLSEIESKDNIFSEIDYQIYH, via the coding sequence ATGGAAGCAGGCTATCTTGCACTAATACTGCATGCACATTTGCCATTTGTGCGACATCCAGAATATCCAGAATTTTTGGAAGAAGATTGGCTCTATGAGGCTATTACAGAAACCTACATTCCACTGCTATTTTTATTTGAAAATTTAGTCAAAGAAGGAGTTAAGTTCCGTGTTACAATGACTTTAACTCCTAGTCTCTGTGAGATGCTAGCCGACCCACTCTTACAATCTCGTTACTCTGAACGAATTGCTAAATTAGTTAAACTTACTACCAGCGAATTAGAACGAACCAAGGACACACCATATTTTGAGGCTGCTAAACTTCACCATGAACATTTTGTAGCTGCACAAAAGCTATTTAATGAAAAATATCATGGTAATTTAATAGCAGGTTTTCGCAATCTTCAAGATGAAGGTGTGCTAGAAATTATTACTTGTGCAGCAACGCATGGTTTTTTACCTTTAATGTCAAATGATGCGGTTAGACGTGCGCAAATACATATTGGCTGCCGTAATTATGCTAAACATTTTGGACGTTGGCCTAGAGGGATTTGGCTTCCAGAATGTGCTTATCAACCTGGTGTAGACAAGTTATTAGCTGAAGCAGGGTTAAAATTTTTTATTGTAGACTCTCATAGCATTATGTTTGGCGATCCTCGCCCACGACGCGGGATTTTTGCTCCTGTTCTTACTCCATCAGGTGTTGCTGCTTTTGCTCGAGATGTTGAAACCAGCGAACAAGTTTGGAGTGCAGATATAGGCTATCCAGGTCATCCAAATTACCGTGAATTTTATCGTGACCTAGGCTGGGATGCTCAAGAAGAATATATTAAGCCCTTTTTACATTCTGATGGGAAACGTCGTAACTTGGGAATAAAATATTTTCGTGTTACTGGCAAAGTTGAACTACACGAAAAGCAACCCTATGTTCCTGATTGGGCTAGAGAAACGACCATTAATCATGCTAATCATTTTATTCTTTCGCGTTTAGCACAAGTAAGACAGCTTAAGCAAATGATAGGACGTAATCCTATAGTGGTTTCACCATACGATGCAGAACTATTTGGGCATTGGTGGTTTGAGGGGCCACAGTTTCTTAGTTTTTTAATTAAGAAAATTCATTATGAACAAAATGAAATTACTCTAATTACCCCTTCAGATTACTTAGAAATGTATTCGGAAAATCAACAACAAACCCCTTCAGCCTCAACTTGGGGTGCAGAAGGCTATAATCGAGTTTGGGTCAACACTGCTACTAGTTGGATCTATCCTCATCAACATATGGCAGAAAAAAGAATGATTGAACTTGCCCAACGTTATCCAAATGCTACAGGTCTTTACTTGAGAGCCTTAAAACAAGCTGCTAGGGAGCTAGTCTTAGCTCAATCAAGCGATTGGGCATTTATTATTACTACCGCAACAATGGTTCCTTATGCAATAAAGAGATTTAAGGATCATATCCATAGATTTACTAGACTTTACCAAGACATAATTTCTGACAGAATTGATGAAGCTTGGCTTTCAGAAATTGAAAGCAAAGATAATATTTTTTCAGAAATAGACTATCAAATCTATCATTAA